A window of the Tachysurus fulvidraco isolate hzauxx_2018 chromosome 6, HZAU_PFXX_2.0, whole genome shotgun sequence genome harbors these coding sequences:
- the olig1 gene encoding oligodendrocyte transcription factor 1, with translation MQPVSSLRCKGQGESTFHELMPRSVMVTGAGGSHCNSGDLHSPLRQPKFPRELSMGEQQELRRKINSRERKRMQDLNLAMDALREVMVPYSSSPTSSLVAGGGLQHPYLPLGGSPNGRRLSKISTLVLARNYILLLGSSLQEMKRLLGEVSIGGTVPHLLLAGGWPFLTGPGQLLLSSPEQPLGLAQCSSLPLNGAPALEESTAWGPRGVAGTLLCPCRVCRVPRVVHPTPTSRFQK, from the coding sequence ATGCAACCTGTATCAAGTCTCAGGTGCAAGGGACAAGGAGAGAGCACTTTTCACGAGCTCATGCCCAGATCAGTAATGGTTACAGGAGCAGGAGGATCACATTGTAATTCTGGAGATCTTCATAGCCCTCTTAGACAACCTAAATTTCCTCGAGAGCTCAGCATGGGGGAGCAACAGGAACTCAGGCGAAAAATCAACAGccgtgagagaaagagaatgcaAGACCTAAACTTGGCTATGGATGCTTTGCGGGAGGTGATGGTACCGTACTCTTCATCCCCAACCTCATCCTTGGTTGCAGGAGGAGGGCTGCAACACCCTTATCTACCACTTGGAGGATCTCCGAATGGCCGTCGTCTTTCCAAGATCTCCACGCTGGTCTTGGCCCGCAACTACATCCTGCTCCTTGGCTCCTCCCTCCAGGAGATGAAGCGGCTGCTAGGTGAGGTCAGCATTGGGGGGACTGTACCGCACCTGCTTCTGGCAGGAGGGTGGCCATTTCTCACTGGCCCAGGACAGCTCTTGCTCAGTTCACCAGAACAGCCACTTGGACTGGCCCAGTGTTCTTCACTGCCATTGAATGGTGCTCCGGCCCTGGAGGAGTCTACAGCATGGGGTCCGCGGGGGGTGGCAGGGACACTACTTTGCCCCTGTCGAGTGTGTCGGGTACCCAGAGTGGTGCATCCAACTCCTACATCTCGCTTCCAGAAATGA
- the olig2 gene encoding oligodendrocyte transcription factor 2: MDSDTSRVSSRPSSPEGDDLFLSAVKKSVGFSGAVSSTQSDSPPELSADLRGLSSGDENALGLKMFSKKDRKLLSENELQSIRLKINSRERKRMHDLNIAMDGLREVMPYAHGPSVRKLSKIATLLLARNYILMLSNSLEEMKRLVSEIYGGGGGGSSGAHHATFHPSACGTLTHATGPLASHAAAAAAAAAASHPVHHTLLPPTVSSASLPAPGLSASVRSHHGLLKAPSAGASPLTSGFQHWGASIPCPCSMCQVPAPHVPTMSSVIPRLASDSK; this comes from the coding sequence ATGGACTCCGATACAAGCAGAGTGTCCAGTCGGCCGTCCTCTCCGGAGGGAGATGATTTGTTTCTCTCTGCGGTGAAGAAATCAGTGGGTTTCTCAGGCGCAGTGTCGTCTACGCAGAGTGACTCACCCCCAGAGCTGAGCGCGGACCTGCGCGGCCTTTCGAGCGGCGACGAGAACGCTCTCGGCCTAAAGATGTTCTCCAAGAAAGACCGCAAGCTGCTGTCCGAGAATGAACTACAGAGCATCCGTCTAAAGATCAACAGCCGCGAACGCAAACGCATGCACGACCTGAACATCGCCATGGACGGTCTGCGCGAGGTCATGCCTTACGCGCATGGGCCCTCGGTGCGCAAGCTTTCCAAGATCGCCACGCTGCTGCTGGCGCGCAACTACATCCTCATGCTTAGTAACTCGCTCGAAGAAATGAAACGACTCGTCAGCGAGATTTACGGGGGCGGAGGTGGAGGCAGCAGCGGTGCCCACCACGCGACATTCCATCCGTCTGCCTGCGGTACACTGACGCACGCCACAGGTCCACTGGCCAGCCATGCAGCTGCTGCCGCTGCCGCCGCTGCTGCATCTCATCCGGTTCACCATACTCTGCTTCCTCCAACCGTGTCTAGTGCTTCTCTACCAGCACCAGGCCTTTCGGCCTCGGTCAGATCACACCATGGACTCCTGAAGGCGCCATCGGCCGGAGCGAGCCCCCTCACCTCTGGCTTTCAACACTGGGGCGCGAGCATTCCGTGCCCGTGCAGCATGTGCCAGGTCCCAGCGCCACACGTGCCAACCATGAGCTCGGTCATTCCGCGCCTGGCCAGCGACTCCAAATGA